A genomic stretch from Chryseobacterium sp. SNU WT5 includes:
- a CDS encoding 4-alpha-glucanotransferase, producing MKLYLNINYRTNFGENLQVVVFEEGTNEKTYPLRYCENGNWTAEVDYFSRNIVYRFQVINDEGFVFDAEFSLHHLKFPHNYEEFVIYDFWNSKNFPENYLNNKILKNRLRHFKAEKVSVLKKHTHIFRLEAPIDHLNWKVVILGNCEALGNWEYLKTVPMSQTDFGIWEVALELPHNQIIQYKYGLKNLDSGEVFDLEYGANRWTLPNDERNTLFIKADHYFRFKPYQMYHAAGVAVPVFSLRTKNGFGVGEFLDLKKLADWAKKTNLSILQILPVNDTTANYTWSDSYPYAAISVYALHPQYLSIENLEHQMTEELMSEFVAERKNLNSLHHVDYERVVSGKWYYVRSIFKIKKDVILKDRHFKQFIKQNEDWLIPYAAFCVLRDQYKTPNFNEWKTHKKYISGKINSFFDPQHKYFDIVMLHCWVQYQLHVQLKEAINYTHSLGISVKGDLPIGIFRYSVEAWTAPELFEMDFQAGAPPDQFSDLGQNWEFPTYNWEAMKKDGYSWWKNRFKALEQYFDAMRIDHILGFFRIWRMPMSATQGILGYFYPAIPVTMDEFFARDIPFNYERYCKPFINDQILAIYFGEQKDRIIDHFLNAHTDGSYSFRQLFDSQRKLTDYFKTNAFGEAEGQLVSLAANVLFLEEHLKNNETVYHPRFNIEKTASYQYLSDDEKGKLSELYVDYFFKRQDGLWYQKGMEKLPVILNATDMLICGEDLGLVPECVPKVMNRLGITGLKVQRMPAGNIPWYNPKKVGYMNVITASSHDSSTLRQWWHENRVFTQQYFHQQLGQYGTAPWDLEPEIAEMIMKQHLYNDAMLAIFPIQEFFATDKDLVNPDTNEERINDPSSFPHHWRYRMHLNLEHLINQEEFNQKIASWISDSNRN from the coding sequence TTGCGAGAATGGAAATTGGACTGCTGAGGTCGATTACTTTTCTAGAAATATAGTGTATAGATTCCAGGTGATCAATGATGAGGGATTTGTTTTCGATGCAGAATTTTCTTTGCACCATTTAAAATTTCCACATAATTATGAAGAATTTGTTATTTATGATTTCTGGAATTCCAAGAATTTTCCAGAGAACTATTTAAATAATAAAATATTAAAAAACAGACTTCGTCATTTTAAAGCCGAAAAAGTTTCGGTCTTGAAAAAGCACACGCATATTTTTCGGTTAGAAGCACCAATTGATCATCTGAATTGGAAGGTGGTGATCTTAGGTAATTGTGAAGCATTGGGAAACTGGGAATATCTGAAGACGGTACCGATGTCTCAAACAGATTTTGGGATTTGGGAAGTAGCGTTAGAACTGCCGCATAATCAAATAATCCAATACAAATATGGGTTAAAGAATCTAGACTCAGGTGAAGTTTTTGATTTGGAATATGGCGCAAATCGATGGACTTTGCCAAATGACGAAAGGAATACGCTGTTCATCAAAGCAGATCATTATTTTCGATTTAAGCCTTATCAAATGTATCATGCAGCTGGAGTAGCCGTTCCTGTTTTTTCTTTAAGAACAAAAAATGGTTTTGGCGTAGGTGAATTTTTAGATTTAAAAAAGCTCGCTGATTGGGCCAAGAAAACAAATCTTTCTATTTTACAGATCTTACCTGTTAATGATACTACGGCGAATTACACTTGGTCAGATTCTTACCCATACGCTGCAATTTCGGTCTATGCGCTACATCCCCAGTATTTATCAATTGAGAATCTGGAGCATCAAATGACCGAAGAATTAATGTCAGAATTTGTAGCAGAGAGAAAAAATTTAAATTCTCTACATCATGTCGATTATGAACGAGTGGTTTCCGGCAAATGGTATTATGTCAGATCCATTTTTAAAATAAAGAAAGACGTTATTTTAAAAGACCGGCATTTTAAACAATTCATAAAACAAAATGAAGATTGGTTGATTCCTTACGCGGCTTTTTGTGTTTTACGGGACCAATACAAAACCCCTAATTTTAACGAATGGAAAACGCATAAGAAATATATCAGTGGAAAAATAAACTCTTTTTTTGATCCACAACATAAATATTTTGATATCGTCATGCTGCATTGTTGGGTGCAGTATCAATTACACGTACAGTTAAAAGAAGCAATTAATTATACGCATAGTCTAGGAATTTCTGTAAAAGGAGACTTGCCGATAGGAATTTTTAGATATTCGGTAGAAGCGTGGACCGCGCCAGAGCTTTTTGAGATGGATTTTCAAGCTGGAGCACCTCCAGATCAGTTTAGTGATTTGGGACAGAACTGGGAATTTCCCACTTATAATTGGGAGGCTATGAAAAAAGATGGTTACAGTTGGTGGAAGAATCGTTTCAAAGCTTTAGAGCAATACTTCGATGCAATGCGGATTGATCATATATTGGGGTTTTTTCGGATCTGGAGAATGCCTATGAGTGCAACACAAGGAATTTTAGGCTATTTCTATCCAGCGATTCCCGTAACAATGGATGAATTCTTTGCGAGAGATATTCCCTTTAATTATGAAAGATATTGTAAACCTTTCATCAATGATCAAATTCTTGCTATCTATTTCGGAGAACAAAAGGATAGAATCATCGACCATTTCCTGAATGCACATACGGACGGTTCTTATTCTTTTAGGCAACTATTTGATTCTCAGCGAAAACTTACCGATTATTTTAAAACCAATGCTTTTGGAGAAGCTGAAGGTCAGTTGGTTTCTTTAGCTGCAAATGTGCTTTTCTTAGAGGAACATTTAAAAAATAATGAGACTGTTTATCATCCAAGGTTTAATATTGAAAAAACTGCTTCTTACCAATATTTGAGCGATGACGAGAAAGGAAAACTGTCAGAATTATATGTCGATTATTTCTTTAAGAGACAAGATGGGTTGTGGTATCAGAAAGGCATGGAAAAACTCCCGGTGATCTTGAATGCTACTGATATGTTAATTTGTGGTGAAGATCTAGGACTGGTGCCCGAATGCGTTCCAAAAGTAATGAATCGATTAGGAATTACAGGTTTGAAAGTACAGAGGATGCCTGCAGGTAATATACCATGGTACAATCCCAAAAAAGTAGGATATATGAATGTAATCACGGCTAGCTCTCACGACAGTTCTACGTTGAGGCAATGGTGGCATGAAAATCGGGTTTTCACTCAGCAGTACTTTCACCAGCAATTAGGTCAATATGGTACTGCTCCATGGGATTTAGAACCAGAAATAGCAGAAATGATCATGAAGCAACATCTTTATAATGATGCAATGCTGGCGATTTTCCCTATTCAGGAATTTTTTGCCACGGACAAAGATCTTGTAAATCCAGATACGAATGAAGAAAGGATCAATGATCCCTCCAGTTTTCCGCATCATTGGCGATATCGAATGCATCTTAATTTAGAACACTTAATTAATCAAGAAGAATTTAACCAAAAGATAGCATCGTGGATTTCTGATTCCAATAGAAATTAA
- a CDS encoding ferritin gives MISTKIASLVNDQITNEQYAAQYYLSMSAWFSARDLDGIANYFRIQSKEELMHADKMFDYLNDVGAEIKIGAIEQPPHQFEDATDIFVKALEHEKIVTRSIFNILKNANDEGDFATVSFLQWFVTEQVEEEANASQLVTKIKMVSENPSALYLFDQELAQRVLLAP, from the coding sequence ATGATCAGTACAAAAATAGCAAGTTTGGTTAACGACCAAATTACGAATGAGCAGTACGCTGCGCAATATTATTTATCAATGTCTGCTTGGTTTTCTGCCCGCGATTTAGATGGAATTGCTAATTATTTCCGCATTCAAAGCAAAGAAGAATTGATGCATGCTGATAAGATGTTCGATTATCTAAATGATGTTGGAGCAGAAATTAAAATTGGGGCAATCGAGCAGCCTCCTCATCAATTTGAAGATGCTACGGATATCTTTGTAAAAGCTTTAGAACACGAAAAAATTGTTACTAGAAGTATTTTTAATATACTTAAAAACGCCAATGATGAAGGTGATTTTGCAACCGTATCTTTTCTGCAGTGGTTTGTAACCGAGCAGGTTGAAGAAGAGGCAAACGCTTCGCAATTGGTGACTAAAATAAAAATGGTGTCCGAAAATCCTTCTGCGCTTTATCTGTTCGACCAGGAATTGGCGCAAAGGGTATTGTTAGCACCTTAA